The genomic window ATCTGAGGTTGTCTTACTCTGTGGGGTCTTTTGTTTCTGTCTTTGAGGCCTTCTAAACCGTACTTTTTGTATCTATTTTTCCATTTGTAGAAGGTGGTTGGACTTATTCCGAAGTATCTGCAGGTTAGTCTTGCATTTTGGTGTTTTTCGTAATGTTGAATCCATTTAAGTCTTTTTCTCACGTTTGGGTCTTTTGTTAGGTCGAGTTTTGTTTTTATTTTCGTTCCTCTTTTGATTGTTTTTTTGAAGGGTGTATTTGATATGTGCAGGGATGTTCCTTTGAATTTCTTTAATTGTTTCATTGGTGGACACCTCCTTTTGTTGGAGTTCAAATCTTATTTTAGGGTGTCCACCTTCTTTCTGAACTTCAACATCTGCAAGAGGCACTGAAAGAGCTTGAAAGGGAAAACGAGGAAAGAGCGGAGGAACTCCTCACCAAATACTGCGACGAGCTCCTGAAAGATGAAGGAGTGAAGGTTGTGATTGACAACAAAACGGGTCAGTCAATTCCAGTTGAAGCTAAAACTCCAGAAGAAGCCCTCGCCGAAGCTCTCCAGAAACTCACACCGGGAGTAAAAACGATAGTTTGGGAGGACAAAGAATGCTAATTGCTAAACCGTGCCACAACTCGGAAGAAATTGCCGACTTCATAAATGCCTACGGGGAGTTTTTAGAAGGATGGGGAATAGTAGAGGGG from Balnearium lithotrophicum includes these protein-coding regions:
- a CDS encoding helix-turn-helix domain-containing protein, translated to MKQLKKFKGTSLHISNTPFKKTIKRGTKIKTKLDLTKDPNVRKRLKWIQHYEKHQNARLTCRYFGISPTTFYKWKNRYKKYGLEGLKDRNKRPHRVRQPQ